Proteins from one Cryptomeria japonica chromosome 4, Sugi_1.0, whole genome shotgun sequence genomic window:
- the LOC131065532 gene encoding putative leucine-rich repeat receptor-like serine/threonine-protein kinase At2g24130 — protein sequence MLPLLLFFSLSTLPTHIAKLSNYSDQQALIAFKDALLLDPFNSLLDWSPNHTLCNWTGVFCSSRRQRVVSLNLTGMGLAGPISPFLANLSFLRVLDLKHNSFQGHIPYQLGSLFRLRWLRFSYNNLSGSIPSEFSLLSNLKIMALDVNNLTGIIPPFLGNMSSLTNIDLGINRFQGSIPHVLGMLSQLKMLDLCMNNLIGPIPVSLSNCTHLQMLELCGNHLSGPIPWEFGRLSQLQHVNLWENQLTGEIPSSVGNWTQLQVLDFFFNQLSGTVPKEFGKMQQLRSLDLSVNHLTGVLPTSIGHLSNSLSVLELRSNEIGGNIPDEIGNLTMLSLLALGKNRFNGTIPSALCRLPNLERLYLHTNNLHGRIPECFGQSKRLGLLSLNRNMLSGQIPQGLGDLPQLRDLDLSHNQLSGKIPASLGKCKTLELVDMAHNKLTGNIPYEVAGLQNLEFYFNVSGNLLQGSILEMSKMVMVLAIDVSQNNFSGGIPSALESCKGLMYLNLSGNAFEGPIPVSLVNLKNLQYMDLSCNNLSGTIPVAFKKMKMLQHLNLSSNMLTGEVPKGGAFATLDASEIMGNLSLCGGWINLPPCSHSKHKETSVSKKVIIPVVVGIAILTMSLLLVAFSYRWRHSCTPALKVWPPKISYEELVDATGGFSDENLLGIGSFGSVYKGILRDRTNIAVKVLKLQDEHAHQSFSRECNALKRVRHRNVIKIISSCSNLDFKALILPLMSNGSLERWLYLREGGQCKLNLSDRLRISMEIAQGMAYLHHYCFVQVIHRDLKPNNVLLGDDMISYIADFGLSNIIFGNSMDSLTSTDALEGSVGYIAPEYGIGGNISTKGDVYSYGILILELLTRRRPTDDRWTKGINLPKWTEMHFPNRISDVVDNCLLIDAHDSETSTVMECLTQFIQIGLFCTRESPQERPDMIEIVDKLNTIRGAFLDTPKTLQLPLN from the exons ATGCTTCCTCtgcttctctttttctctctctctacGCTCCCTACTCATATAGCAAAGCTTTCTAATTATTCTGATCAACAAGCTCTGATTGCTTTCAAGGATGCTCTCCTTTTGGATCCATTTAATTCCCTCCTCGATTGGTCTCCCAATCACACTCTCTGCAATTGGACTGGTGTTTTCTGCTCTTCTCGTCGACAGCGTGTGGTTTCCTTGAATCTCACAGGTATGGGATTAGCTGGCCCCATCTCTCCCTTTCTGGCAAATCTTTCCTTCCTTAGAGTACTTGATCTCAAACATAATAGCTTCCAGGGACATATTCCATATCAGCTTGGAAGCTTGTTTCGCCTGAGATGGCTTCGGTTTTCTTATAACAATTTAAGTGGAAGCATTCCCTCTGAATTTAGTCTTCTTTCAAATCTAAAAATCATGGCATTAGACGTAAACAATTTGACAGGTATTATCCCACCTTTCTTAGGAAACATGTCCTCTTTAACAAACATAGATTTGGGCATCAATAGATTCCAAGGTAGTATTCCTCATGTGTTGGGTATGCTTAGTCAACTAAAGATGCTTGATCTTTGCATGAACAACTTAATAGGGCCGATCCCCGTTTCCCTTTCAAATTGCACTCATCTCCAAATGCTGGAGCTATGTGGAAATCACTTAAGCGGCCCAATTCCATGGGAGTTTGGAAGGCTGTCCCAGTTGCAACATGTGAATTTGTGGGAGAACCAACTCACCGGAGAAATACCCAGCTCAGTGGGTAATTGGACTCAGCTGCAAGTGCTGGATTTCTTTTTCAACCAACTCAGCGGCACAGTACCAaaggaatttgggaaaatgcagcAGCTGAGAAGTcttgatttgtcagttaatcatCTCACTGGCGTCTTGCCAACTTCAATTGGTCACCTTTCGAATTCATTATCAGTTTTAGAATTACGCTCAAACGAAATTGGGGGAAACATACCAGATGAGATTGGTAACCTCACAATGTTGTCATTATTAGCTCTAGGAAAAAACCGATTCAATGGGACCATTCCATCTGCACTATGCAGACTTCCAAATCTTGAAAGATTGTACCTGCACACAAACAATTTACATGGGAGAATTCCAGAATGTTTTGGCCAATCAAAAAGGCTTGGATTGTTGTCTCTCAATCGGAACATGCTTTCAGGGCAAATTCCACAAGGTCTTGGTGACCTTCCACAGTTAAGAGACCTTGACCTTAGTCACAATCAACTATCAGGGAAAATACCTGCCAGTTTAGGAAAATGCAAGACTTTGGAGCTGGTGGACATGGCACACAACAAACTAACAGGAAATATACCTTATGAAGTTGCAGGTCTTCAGAATCTTGAGTTCTATTTCAATGTTTCTGGGAATTTACTGCAGGGTTCTATTTTGGAAATGAGCAAAATGGTTATGGTTTTAGCTATAGATGTTTCTCAAAACAATTTCTCGGGTGGCATTCCCAGTGCACTGGAAAGCTGCAAGGGGTTAATGTATCTAAATCTTTCTGGGAATGCATTTGAGGGACCAATTCCTGTATCATTGGTAAATCTAAAAAATCTTCAGTACATGGATCTTTCTTGCAATAATTTGTCAGGTACAATACCGGTGGCTTTCAAAAAGATGAAAATGCTCCAGCATCTCAATCTCTCTTCAAACATGTTAACTGGAGAGGTCCCAAAGGGAGGAGCTTTTGCAACACTTGATGCCTCTGAAATTATGGGAAATCTCAGCCTTTGTGGTGGATGGATAAACTTGCCGCCATGCTCTCATTCCAAACACAAAGAGACATCTGTCTCCAAAAAGGTAATAATTCCTGTTGTAGTCGGCATTGCAATTTTGACCATGTCTCTTCTATTGGTAGCATTTTCGTATAGATGGAGACATTCTTGTACCCCTGCTCTCAAAGTATGGCCTCCAAAAATTTCATATGAAGAACTAGTAGATGCAACTGGCGGGTTCAGTGATGAAAATCTTTTAGGAATTGGTAGTTTTGGATCAGTTTATAAAGGGATTCTAAGAGATCGTACAAATATTGCTGTCAAAGTTCTCAAGTTGCAAGATGAACATGCTCACCAAAGTTTCAGCAGAGAATGCAATGCATTAAAGAGAGTTCGGCACCGCAATGTAATTAAAATCATTTCATCATGTTCCAACCTTGATTTTAAAGCCTTAATTCTTCCATTAATGTCAAATGGAAGTTTAGAGAGGTGGTTGTATCTTCGTGAAGGAGGCCAATGCAAATTAAATTTGAGTGATCGATTAAGGATATCAATGGAGATAGCACAAGGAATGGCCTATCTTCATCATTATTGCTTTGTTCAAGTGATCCACCGTGACCTCAAGCCCAACAATGTTCTATTAGGAGATGACATGATTTCATACATAGCAGACTTTGGCCTTTCCAATATTATTTTTGGCAATTCCATGGATTCTTTGACTTCTACAGATGCACTTGAAGGATCTGTTGGCTACATTGCTCCAG AATATGGAATTGGTGGAAATATTTCAACAAAAGGAGATGTATATAGTTATGGAATCTTAATTTTAGAGTTGTTGACAAGGAGGAGACCAACAGATGATAGGTGGACAAAAGGAATCAATCTACCAAAATGGACAGAAATGCATTTTCCAAATAGAATCTCAGATGTGGTGGATAATTGTCTTCTTATAGATGCTCATGACTCAGAGACGTCAACAGTGATGGAATGCCTTACTCAATTTATACAAATTGGGTTGTTTTGCACAAGGGAGTCACCTCAAGAGCGCCCTGATATGATTGAGATAGTTGATAAACTAAATACAATCAGAGGTGCATTTCTTGATACCCCTAAAACTCTTCAATTACCATTGAATTAG